A DNA window from Brachionichthys hirsutus isolate HB-005 chromosome 10, CSIRO-AGI_Bhir_v1, whole genome shotgun sequence contains the following coding sequences:
- the LOC137900499 gene encoding histamine N-methyltransferase-like: MESPQTALHSDSDRFLECLDHFLKHCTETQAMQDFIDNLLPDIMAKIGNGKSNLNVIGVGSGCGDLDLKILSALHHKYPEMTVDNEVIEPNPQQLRDYRDLVSQTPGLDYVRFIWNEMTAEEFEEQWKENKRTKKADLIHMFQMMYFVKDPEATVSFFQSLLNRNGRLLITLHSGNTGWVKMLEAFSKQLGASEEHRSSDHIKRFLDSKGVRYQSHNLPIQLDITKCFIEGDEDGELMLDFVTDVVHFSKTTSPELKAKILEFLRRPEVSVESNGKVLMNGDSELIILEQLT, from the exons ATGGAATCACCACAGACAGCTCTGCACAGTGACAGCGACAGGTTCCTAGAATGCTTAGATCATTTTCTGAAACACTGCACTGAAACCCAGGCGATGCAGGACTTCATCGACAATCTGCTCCCGGATATAATGGCAAA GATTGGGAATGGAAAGTCCAATCTGAATGTCATTGGAGTTGGAAGTGGATGTG gTGATCTTGACCTCAAGATTCTCTCTGCCCTCCATCACAAGTATCCAGAGATGACTGTAGATAATGAGGTGATAGAGCCAAACCCCCAACAGCTACGTGACTACAGAG ATTTGGTGTCCCAGACTCCAGGCTTGGATTACGTCAGATTTATCTGGAACGAGATGACTGCTGAAGAGTTTGAGGAGCAGTGGAAAGAGAACAAGAGGACTAAGAAGGCTGACTTGATTCACATGTTCCAG ATGATGTATTTTGTGAAGGATCCTGAAGCCACCGTCAGCTTCTTCCAGAGTCTCCTGAACAGGAATGGAAGACTTCTCATCACTTTACATTCTG GAAACACTGGTTGGGTAAAGATGCTAGAAGCCTTCAGCAAGCAGCTCGGCGCATCTGAAGAACATCGGTCCTCTGACCACATCAAACGTTTCCTGGACTCCAAGGGAGTGAGATACCAGAGCCACAATCTGCCAATTCAACTTGATATCACAAAGTGTTTTATTGAGGGGGACGAGGACGGAGAGCTGATGCTTGATTTTGTGACTGATGTGGTTCATTTCAGTAAGACAACCTCACCTGAGCTCAAAGCTAAGATCTTGGAGTTTCTTCGCCGCCCAGAAGTTAGTGTGGAGTCCAACGGAAAAGTTTTAATGAACGGCGACTCTGAGTTGATCATCTTAGAGCAGCTCACTTAA
- the LOC137899964 gene encoding histamine N-methyltransferase-like: MASPLKSLYLDRSSYLQAFKLFLECSTGYRCMKDFMDTRLPDVLASIVNGKSHLNVIGVGSGSGELDLKMLSVLHQNYPQMTVHNEVVEPDPQQLQDYRSLVSRTPGLGYITYKWNKMTAQEFEEQWKENKTIKKVDFIHMIQMLYCVEDAGATISFYQSLLDRNGKLLINQVTGDSGWGKLGKTYGKEFFNAEVSCVTSEDVKRLLASKGLSYRSYELPSETDITQCFIKGNERGEQLLDFVTQVQHFRKSASPELQAEIEEFLRSECSKETDDKVFFNYNSEVIVVDRLN, translated from the exons ATGGCATCTCCACTAAAGAGCCTGTACCTTGATCGTAGCAGCTACCTGCAAGCCTTCAAGCTGTTCCTGGAGTGTTCTACTGGCTACAGGTGTATGAAAGACTTCATGGACACTCGGCTGCCGGATGTGCTGGCCAG CATTGTAAATGGAAAATCCCATCTAAACGTCATTGGAGTGGGAAGCGGCTCTG GTGAGCTTGACCTCAAGATGCTCTCCGTGCTGCATCAGAATTATCCGCAGATGACGGTGCATAATGAGGTGGTGGAGCCCGAccctcagcagctgcaggactACAGAA GCTTGGTGTCTCGGACTCCAGGTTTAGGTTACATCACATATAAATGGAACAAGATGACTGCCCAAGAGTTCGAGGAGCAGTGGAAAGAGAATAAGACGATTAAGAAGGTGGACTTCATTCACATGATCCAG ATGCTGTACTGCGTGGAAGACGCGGGAGCCACCATCAGCTTCTACCAGAGTCTCCTCGACAGGAACGGCAAGCTCCTGATCAATCAAGTGACCG GCGATAGCGGTTGGGGAAAGTTGGGGAAGACCTACGGCAAAGAGTTCTTTAATGCCGAAGTGAGCTGTGTGACCAGCGAAGACGTGAAAAGGTTGCTGGCCTCTAAGGGCCTGAGCTACCGGAGCTACGAGCTGCCATCGGAAACCGACATCACACAGTGTTTCATCAAAGGCAACGAGAGGGGAGAGCAGCTGCTCGACTTCGTCACTCAGGTGCAGCACTTCAGGAAGTCGGCGTCACCGGAGCTTCAAGCCGAAATCGAGGAGTTTCTCCGCTCGGAATGCAGCAAGGAGACGGACGACAAAGTCTTCTTTAACTACAACTCCGAAGTGATAGTCGTGGATCGACTCAATTAA
- the LOC137899963 gene encoding histamine N-methyltransferase-like gives MTHPSLHSMSSTLPSVHTDGGRYRQAYQRLHECCNEHQGMRDFFKNELPDIMSSALSGKSVLNVIAFGSGSGHLDLDMLSAIHLKYPEVTVANEVVEPSTHFFHQYKDLVSQTPGLDYINCSWKQLTVEEFEKDWKENETTKKVDLIHMFQMLYYVKDFRHTISFLQSLLNKNGKLLISIQTGDNGWSRLEKKYYKEFAGWLCPFSDDVKRELDAKGQRYQSYCLPSQVDITECFNEGDKNGDLILDLITEVLNFRKSASAELKAGVLEMLGHPDCSVKSNGKIMLDSSSEVIVIDLLI, from the exons ATGACGCATCCGTCACTTCAT AGCATGTCATCTACACTGCCTTCTGTGCACACTGATGGTGGTAGGTACCGCCAAGCGTACCAACGTTTACACGAGTGCTGCAATGAGCATCAAGGTATGCGGGACTTCTTCAAAAATGAGCTGCCAGATATAATGTCCAG CGCTCTAAGTGGAAAGTCCGTCCTAAACGTCATTGCGTTTGGAAGTGGATCTG GCCACCTTGACTTGGACATGCTCTCTGCCATCCATCTGAAGTACCCAGAGGTGACCGTGGCTAATGAGGTGGTGGAGCCAAGCACCCACTTTTTCCATCAATACAAAG ATCTGGTGTCTCAGACTCCGGGTTTAGATTACATCAACTGTAGCTGGAAGCAATTGACAGTTGAAGAGTTTGAGAAGGACTGGAAAGAGAACGAGACGACCAAGAAGGTTGACTTAATTCACATGTTCCAG ATGCTGTATTACGTGAAGGACTTTCGACACACCATCAGCTTCTTGCAGAGTCTCCTCAACAAGAATGGAAAACTTCTAATCAGTATCCAGACTG GTGACAACGGTTGGTCACGGTTGGAAAAGAAATACTACAAAGAGTTCGCCGGCTGGCTCTGCCCGTTCAGTGACGACGTGAAACGTGAACTGGACGCCAAGGGGCAGCGCTACCAGAGCTACTGTCTGCCAAGTCAGGTCGACATCACCGAGTGCTTCAATGAGGGGGATAAGAACGGAGACCTGATTCTTGATTTAATAACTGAGGTGCTGAACTTCAGAAAGTCGGCCTCAGCTGAACTAAAAGCAGGAGTCCTGGAGATGCTTGGCCACCCAGACTGCAGTGTGAAGTCCAATGGAAAGATTATGCTAGACAGCAGCTCTGAGGTGATCGTCATCGATCTGCTCATTTAA
- the LOC137900533 gene encoding histamine N-methyltransferase-like gives MISLFTNGDRYHKSFQQFLQRSDEYDSMQNFIDNLLPDILESSVKDMSELNIIGVGSGSGELDLNIISAFHRKYPEVTVENEVVEPILQQLDQYRDLVARAPGLDHIKFHWYEMTAESFEAHWKENKRTKKVDVILMFQMLYYEDFSATIDFFKSLLDTNGKLVISLLAENSGWAKLDKAYGVQLTDSFNITADNIKQYLDSKGLRYQTYLLPSQIDVTACFIEGNEEGEMMLDFLTEVLHFSQSSSPELKAGIMEFIRHPDCSVESNGKVMFNNDNEIIVVINSI, from the exons ATGATATCGCTGTTTACTAATGGAGACAGGTACCACAAATCGTTCCAGCAATTCCTGCAACGCTCCGATGAGTATGACTCCATGCAGAACTTCATCGACAATCTGCTTCCAGATATTCTGGAAAG CAGTGTAAAAGATATGTCCGAGCTAAACATCATCGGAGTTGGAAGTGGATCTG GTGAGCTCGACCTCAACATCATCTCTGCGTTCCACCGGAAGTACCCAGAGGTGACTGTGGAGAATGAGGTGGTGGAGCCCATCCTCCAGCAGCTAGATCAATACAGAG ATTTGGTGGCTCGGGCTCCAGGATTAGATCACATCAAATTTCACTGGTATGAAATGACTGCTGAATCTTTTGAGGCGCATTGGAAAGAGAacaagaggacaaagaaggtgGACGTCATTCTCATGTTCCAG ATGCTGTACTACGAGGACTTCAGCGCCACCATCGACTTCTTCAAGAGTCTCCTCGACACAAATGGGAAGCTTGTTATCAGTCTCCTTGCCG AAAATAGTGGATGGGCAAAGCTGGACAAGGCCTACGGCGTCCAGCTGACTGATTCCTTCAATATCACTGCTGATAACATCAAACAGTATTTGGACTCCAAAGGACTGCGCTACCAGACGTATTTGCTGCCATCTCAAATAGATGTCACGGCTTGTTTTATTGAGGGGAATGAGGAAGGAGAGATGATGCTTGATTTTCTTACTGAGGTGCTGCACTTCAGTCAGTCATCCTCACCTGAACTAAAAGCTGGGATCATGGAGTTCATTCGCCACCCGGATTGTAGCGTGGAGTCAAATGGCAAGGTTATGTTTAAcaatgataatgaaataatagTGGTAATCAACTCAATAtaa